CGATGCCGACATAGCCGATGTAGTCGAGATTGTTGTTCCAGTTGTCGAAGCTGTAGCCGTGCCGCAGCCCCAGCAGCGGGAAGCTCACTTCCTTCTGCGGATCGGGGCTGTTGTAGTCGCCGAGGATGAACAGCGGGCCTTCCATGCGGGCGGCAAGCTCGTTGAGTTTTTCCGTCTGCGCGGCGCGCTTGGCAAGGTTGTAGCGCTGGGCGGCTTCGGCGTCGCTCTTGCCGACGGTGGTCATACTCTTGAGATGGACGGCCGCGAGCGTGTAGATCCTGCCCGAGGCGTTGTCCTTGAAGCGCGCTACCAGCGGCGGGCGGTCGAAGAGCTTGAACTTGCGCCCTTCGAAAATCCCCGTGCGGTTGGCGTAATACAGCTGGGGCGTCCCGACCAGCGTGACCTTGGCCGGGTTCCAGAGGAAGAACAGGTCCTGCGTGCCGTCGGTGTCGTTGCCGAAATATTTCCAGCCCGGCAGCGCCGTGGCGGTGAAAAAGCGCATCGTGGCGTTGCCCTCGATCTCCTGCAGCGCCAGCACGTCGGCGCCGCTGCGGCGGATCGAATCCGCCAGCTCGCGCATGTCCGCGGGCGTGTAGGGCTGGGAGCGGTCTTCGCTGGAACCGCTCATGGTGAAGAATTCGATGTTGAACGTGCCGATCGTCATGGCGAAAACCGGCGCGGCGCTTAGAAGCATGGCGAACGCGGCGGCCAGAGCGCGGCGGAACGTTTTGTTCACGGTGATTCCTCCTTAAGGCAAAAAATCTTAAAATCTATTCTAGCACAGACGGCGTCCGCGGAAGCGTCCGTTTGGAATTTGCCTTAACGCGCGCAGATGGGTATAATCAAAAAAGGTTCCGGGATTTTTCCCGTGAAGTTCATATCGGTCATTCCAAGGAGGCAGCATCACAATGAAAAGCGCAGTCGCAACGACAAAAGCTCCCGGCGCTATCGGTCCCTATTCGCAGGGCATCGCCACTGATTGCATGGTTTACACATCCGGCCAGCTCGGCCTGACGCCCGACGGCAAACTGCCCGAGACGATCGAAGAGCAGGCCAGGCAGTCGCTCGAAAACGTCAAGGCCGTGCTCGAAGCCGCCGGCAGTTCGATGGACAAGGTCGTCAAGACCACCGTCTTCCTCAAGGACATGAACGACTTCGCCGTCATGAACGGCATTTACGCCCAGTACTTCAAGGAGCCGTTCCCCGCCCGCAGCGCCGTGCAGGTCGCCAAACTGCCCAAGGACGGCAAGGTCGAGATCGAGGTCGTGGCCGTCAAGTAACGTCGTGTCGCACGGCTTTGAAACAAAGGGCACAGAGACGCGGAGGAAATTTTTTAACAGAAAGCGCGAGTCTCGACGTCGGCGTGTATTTCGACGTTGAGACTCGCGCTTTTATTTGTCGATATCGATGGTCTTTTGCTTTTTTTTCGTGTTTTGGCGCTTCCGCGGTGGAATTTGTTCCGAATTCAGTACCCCAGTTTTTCGCCGACGATCACCGCTTCCATGTCCATCGACTTCTCCTTTTTCATGTACACGACCAGCGTGTTGCAGATGCGGTCGGGCGACGAGCAGTCGTAACATCTGTCTCCTCTGGCGGCGCACGGCGTCTTGAAGCCGAAGCGCGAGGCGTTGATCACCGCCGCCGTGTTGCGGGCGCGGAAGATCGCCGCTTCCAGCGTCGGCTCGATCTTGTCGGCGCTGAAGACGAAATAGACTTTTTCGTGCCCCCACAGCGAGCCGGCGACGCGGTTGCCTGAACTGTCGATGTTGACCAGTTCACCCGTTTCCGCGGCGGCGTTGACCGACAGCATGAAGACGTCCGCCGTCATGGCCCGGTCCGCCGCGGCCTTGAATTCGGCGCCGGAAAGCGGCGTGGGATCGTAAACGACGTTGTGCTCGCGCAGCCGTTCGGCCAGCCCCATCTCCAGCAGCGTGTGCGAGTCGCCGAAGCCGACGGTCTTGTTCCGCACCCGAGAAGCCAGATAGTCGGCGGCCTCGGCGGCGGCGGCGAAATAAACGGCCTGAAAACGGTTGCGGCGCAGATTGGCGATGAATTCTTCACAGGGCATGGGCTCACCTCCGAAAGTTTTTTTGCGGCAGCGCCGACGGTGCCTCTATTATAAAAGGATTCGGCCGCGAGGCAAGCCGGTTTTGCCTCGGTGCGAAAAAAATGAACCGACGCGTCGAGCGCGGTTGAATAATTTCTCCGCGCGCCGTTTTTATGCTATCATATCCCGGTTGACTCGTTAAAATTATTTTCGCTCTGCAAGGGGGCATGTCCATGGATAAACGGTTGAAAATCGGCGGGCTGGCGCTTCGGGCGGCCTGCCGGCGGGAGCTGGGGACGTTTTTGAACGTTACCGTCGGCACGCTGCTCATCTGTCTCTGCATCGCCGCGCTGATCGAACCCTATCAGTTCGCCAGCACCGGCGTGACCGGCGTCGGCCTGATCACCAACTACCTCTGGGGAATTTCGCCCGTCTGGGTGCTCACGGGCGGCAACGCGCTGCTGCTTGCCTGGGGCTGGAAAGCCCTGTCGCCGCGCTTCGCTCTCTGGACGCTGTACAACACCCTGCTCACCTCGCTGGCGCTGCCGCTGTTCGAGATGTTCCGTTATCCGCTGATCAGCAACACGATCCTGGCCGCGCTGTTCGGCGGCGTCGTCGGCGGCCTCGGCATGGGCATCCTCTTTCGCGAGGGCGCTTCGTCCGGCGGCATGGACGTGGCGGCTGCCGTGGCGAAAAAACGCTGGGGCGTGGACGTCGGCTCGGCGTCGTTCTTCGTCAACGTCGGCATCCTCGTGCTGTCCTTCGTGGCCGTCGATTTCGAGCGCATCCTCATGGGCGCTTTCAGCCTCTATGTGGAGTCAGTCGTCATCGACTGGGTGATCAAGTCGTTCGACCGCCGCACGCAGGTCATGGTCATCAGCGGCAAGACCGACGAGATCACCCGTTTCATCATGGACTCGCTGGAACGCACGGCCACGCTCGTGGCCGCCAAAGGAGCGTATCGCCGCGCTCCCATGGAGATGGTCATGGTCATCCTCACGCGCCGTCAGGCCGTGGAACTGAAGCGCTTCGTGCGCTCCATCGACCCGGCCGCGTTCCTGATCCTCAGCGACGTCTCCGAAGTCGTCGGCGAAGGTTTCAAGAAGTGGGAGTCGTAGCGCCGCCGTTTTCAAAAAAACGACGGCAGACAAAA
This sequence is a window from Pyramidobacter sp. YE332. Protein-coding genes within it:
- a CDS encoding endonuclease/exonuclease/phosphatase family protein: MNKTFRRALAAAFAMLLSAAPVFAMTIGTFNIEFFTMSGSSEDRSQPYTPADMRELADSIRRSGADVLALQEIEGNATMRFFTATALPGWKYFGNDTDGTQDLFFLWNPAKVTLVGTPQLYYANRTGIFEGRKFKLFDRPPLVARFKDNASGRIYTLAAVHLKSMTTVGKSDAEAAQRYNLAKRAAQTEKLNELAARMEGPLFILGDYNSPDPQKEVSFPLLGLRHGYSFDNWNNNLDYIGYVGIGRDKLGEVKETETRIRHRSTRRKDHPDHDIIAVEIRD
- a CDS encoding YitT family protein, yielding MDKRLKIGGLALRAACRRELGTFLNVTVGTLLICLCIAALIEPYQFASTGVTGVGLITNYLWGISPVWVLTGGNALLLAWGWKALSPRFALWTLYNTLLTSLALPLFEMFRYPLISNTILAALFGGVVGGLGMGILFREGASSGGMDVAAAVAKKRWGVDVGSASFFVNVGILVLSFVAVDFERILMGAFSLYVESVVIDWVIKSFDRRTQVMVISGKTDEITRFIMDSLERTATLVAAKGAYRRAPMEMVMVILTRRQAVELKRFVRSIDPAAFLILSDVSEVVGEGFKKWES
- a CDS encoding LUD domain-containing protein, whose product is MPCEEFIANLRRNRFQAVYFAAAAEAADYLASRVRNKTVGFGDSHTLLEMGLAERLREHNVVYDPTPLSGAEFKAAADRAMTADVFMLSVNAAAETGELVNIDSSGNRVAGSLWGHEKVYFVFSADKIEPTLEAAIFRARNTAAVINASRFGFKTPCAARGDRCYDCSSPDRICNTLVVYMKKEKSMDMEAVIVGEKLGY
- a CDS encoding RidA family protein; the protein is MKSAVATTKAPGAIGPYSQGIATDCMVYTSGQLGLTPDGKLPETIEEQARQSLENVKAVLEAAGSSMDKVVKTTVFLKDMNDFAVMNGIYAQYFKEPFPARSAVQVAKLPKDGKVEIEVVAVK